In Uranotaenia lowii strain MFRU-FL chromosome 2, ASM2978415v1, whole genome shotgun sequence, one genomic interval encodes:
- the LOC129747176 gene encoding vesicle transport through interaction with t-SNAREs homolog 1A, which yields MDLIQDYEQQYAVLTAEITAQIGRIAATSAAGDRLKLISDIDRQLEESQELLEQIGLEIRDIPQASRAGFTSRLNCYQAEWKRLQQEFGNAKTARPRGGPTGGGGYDSVDEFDEIGIQEDQKRRLLDNSERLERTGNYLKDSYRVVLETEQIGAQVLQDLSEQRETIQRTRGRLRETDAELGRSSRLLNSMILRGLREKIILIAVGVAIFLVLFLSIYFSVSSD from the exons ATGGATTTAATCCAGGACTACGAGCAGCAGTATGCGGTACTAACCGCCGAAATAACGGCTCAAATAGGTCGAATAGCCGCTACATCTGCAGCAG GGGACCGACTCAAGCTCATCTCGGATATCGATCGGCAGCTGGAGGAATCCCAGGAACTGCTGGAACAGATCGGCCTCGAAATTCGCGACATTCCCCAGGCATCCCGGGCCGGGTTCACCTCTCGGCTGAACTGCTACCAAGCCGAGTGGAAGCGACTGCAGCAAGAGTTCGGCAATGCTAAAACCGCTCGGCCCCGGGGAGGACCAACGGGGGGAGGCGGATATGACTCGGTAGACGAATTCGACGAAATCGGAATCCAGGAGGACCAAAAGCGGCGCCTTTTGGACAACAGCGAACGACTGGAGCGCACCGGAAACTATCTGAAGGACAGCTACCGGGTGGTGCTGGAAACGGAACAGATCGGAGCCCAGGTACTGCAGGACCTGAGCGAACAGCGGGAAACCATTCAACGGACCCGGGGAAGG cttcgAGAAACGGACGCGGAACTGGGTCGTTCCTCGAGATTGCTGAATTCCATGATACTGCGCGGATTGAGAGAGAAAATCATTCTCATTGCCGTTGGTGTTGCGATTTTTCTAGTCCTATTTTTAAGCATTTACTTTTCTGTTTCCTCAGACTAA
- the LOC129746567 gene encoding ras-related protein Rab-30, with protein MATVRVPEQKIILCGEYGVGKSSIFRRFATNSFVTATDRKSTLGLDHYDRSFAVGERNFQLQLWDTGGMERIASITSSYYKFAEAALLVFALDNPASFHSLSQHMLDVVSYAENAKIFLVGNKVDLEQTGEVTDADMESFCEQCHSLISATYKISCKTGEGIEEMFQDISNTLVESNRSRLELQQLESHGFKIEPPEEIGEPSCLC; from the exons ATGGCCACTGTGCGAGTTCCGGAGCAAAAAATCATTCTCTGTGGCGAGTATGGCGTTGGTAAGAGTTCCATATTCCGGCGGTTCGCCACCAATAGCTTCGTAACGGCAACGGACCGGAAATCGACCCTCGGGTTGGACCATTACGATCGAAGCTTTGCTGTCGGTGAACGGAACTT TCAGTTGCAATTATGGGACACCGGTGGCATGGAACGAATTGCCTCAATTACCTCCAGTTACTACAAATTCGCTGAGGCTGCCCTGTTGGTGTTTGCTTTGGATAACCCGGCCTCGTTTCATTCGCTATCGCAGCACATGCTCGATGTAGTTTCCTACGCTGAGAATGCCAAGATCTTTTTGGTCGGTAACAAAGTTGATTTGGAACAAACCGGAGAGGTTACTGATGCCGATATGGAATCGTTCTGCGAACAGTGTCACAGTTTAATCAGCGCAACTTACAAGATATCGTGCAAAACTGGCGAGGGAATCGAGGAAATGTTCCAAGACATTTCCAACACCTTGGTGGAATCGAATCGCTCTCGGTTGGAGCTGCAGCAATTGGAATCACACGGTTTCAAGATCGAACCGCCCGAGGAAATTGGCGAACCGTCTTGTCTTTGCTAG
- the LOC129745834 gene encoding 60S ribosomal protein L34: MVQRLTLRRRLSYNTKSNKRRIVRTPGGRLVYLYVKKQRTVPKCGQCKEKLSGIKPSRPSERPRMYRKLKTVTRTFGGVLCHRCLRERIIRAFLIDEQKVVKVLKAQQLGKPVSKPPKIPKAAAPATAKSK; this comes from the exons ATGGTACAGCGACTGACTCTCAGAAGACGCTTGTCTTACAACACCAAATCCAACAAGCGACGAAT TGTCCGCACCCCGGGTGGCCGACTGGTGTATCTGTACGTCAAGAAGCAGCGTACGGTGCCGAAATGTGGCCAGTGCAAGGAGAAGCTGAGCGGCATTAAGCCATCGCGCCCGAGCGAGCGGCCCCGCATGTACCGGAAGCTGAAGACCGTCACCCGTACCTTCGGTGGTGTGCTGTGCCATCGGTGTCTGCGGGAGCGCATCATTCGCGCCTTCCTCATCGATGAACAGAAGGTCGTAAAGGTGCTGAAGGCCCAGCAGCTCGGCAAGCCCGTTAGCAAACCACCGAAGATCCCGAAGGCTGCGGCACCGGCCACCGCCAAGAGCAAGTAA